Genomic DNA from Chloroflexota bacterium:
CCCTGACAGCACCCTGGGACGGCCACGGGATGGTCGCCACCCAGAGCCACGGCATGCGGTACGACAGCTTTCCGGCCACGCGGCAGGCCTGGAAGGGCACGCGCGATGCCATCGCCTCGCCGGCCGGGGCCTTCGACAACTTCGTGTTCACGGCGGTGATCGTCGGGATCGTCGAGGTCGCCTTCGAGACGGCCCGCGCGTCGCTGGCGAAGAAGGCGGGCGCCCTGCGCGCCTACGAGCGGGTGGAATGGTCGCGCGCGGAGCTGGACGAGTGGACGATCCTCCAGGCGTTCGAGGGGATGACCCGCGCGATGGAGACGAAGGCCCGCCCGAACCGCGACATCCTGAAAGGCAAGACGGTCATTGCCGAGCTGGCAGAGTCGGCGCTGGGCCGGCTGTCGAAAGTGATCGGCGGCGGGACGTTCGCGCGGTACTCGCCCTTCGGCTACTGGAACGAGGATGTCCGCGCGCTCGGGTTCCTGCGTCCGCCCTGGGGGTTCGCCTTCGACCGCCTGTTCGACGGCTCGCTGCCGACGGGATAGGGACGGCCGGGACGCCCCCTCGTCGGCTGAAGCGCTCGCCCACACGCCCTGTGGGGCGAGCGGGGCGCCTTCAGCGCGTCTGCAGGAAGTGCAGCAGCATCGCACGGTCCTCGCGCGACAGTTTCGTGTACCGGTCCGAGGCCAACGCCGCCTCGCCACGGTGCGCCCCGATGGCCGCCTCGATGCTTCGCGCGCGGCCGTCGTGCAGAAAGCGCTCCCGCTCGCGGAGGCCCCAGAGCGGCGTGGTGCGCCAGTCTCGACCGCCCGCCTGCCCCTGCACGATGCCGTCGTTGAGCGGCGCGCCCATGTCGTGCAGCAGCAGGTCGGAGTAGAGGCGGACCTCGCCGTTCGGCGTCGAGAGCGACGGCGTGTGGCAGCTCGCGCAGCCGACCTGCGCGAACAACGCCTCGCCGGTGGGGTGCGCCGGCGAGGTCGGCGCGGGCAGCGATGCGACGAATGCGGTCAAGGCCGCCACGTCCGCACCGTCCATCTCGGGTGACCCCGCCCCGTTGCCCGTGCTGGCGGAACAGGTATCGATCTGACCGTTCGGGGGCAGGAGATCGACGGAGGCGAGCGGGCTGGTGATGCCATGCTCGTTGCGGAGGGCGTCCGCCGAGAACTGCTCCAGCGTGGCCGTGTCCGCCTTCCAACCGAACCGCCCGACGCGCTGCCGGCCGCCGGCATCTATCACCAGATGCGGCCGGCCGTGGGTACCATCCTCGCGCGCAATGGCTCCGGCCAGGATGACCTCGTCCGGGATCTGGTCGATCAGCCCGAGGCCGAACAGGCCCGGCGTGTTGCGCTCGACGGCAAGCGCGGCCTCGGCCGGGACGCCGGGCGTCAGCGAGCAGGATGCGCCCAGCTCCGAGATCGCGTGGGCCCGGGCAATCGGACCGCCGCGCTCCAGCAGCGGATCGAACGTGCCGCCCGTCTGCCGCCCGACGCGGGTGACCACCGCCAGGCCGCCGCGCCCCATCCCGCCCGTGCGCGGGGTCAGGTGGCAGCCGGCACACGACGTCTCGTTGTAGAGGGGGCCAAGCCCCTGCTCGGGCGTCAGCTCGGCGGTGAAGAGTATGCGCCCCCGCGCGACGACCTCCGGGGCCGGTGCAGGCGCCGGCGGAGCGTCCTGGGCGGCGGCCGGCGCTGCCGACAGCCACGCAACAGCGGCCAGGACGCCGATCACCATGATGGTCGCCAGCGCACGCCCACGGCGTGCCCGGGCAAGCGCCCACTGCGGCCCCCACGCCGCTTGCGTCATCGTGCATCCGCCGAGATCACTGGACCGACCTCCTGCGAGGTTCGAGGCCGTCAGCCGGCCCCGAATGCTCCTGCATGATGCTCCACGCGCGCACTCGCTCGCACGGCAGCATCCGTGACCTCCGTACCAGGGAAGCGCGGCATCACCTCGGCTGCGAAGATCTCCAGGGACTGCCGCAACAGCGGCCCCGGCAGATACCCAAAGAAGGCCGGCAGCAGGTTCAGGTACTGCATGCCCAGCCGCGCGTGCAGGCCTGCGATCCGCGCAGCGACCGTCTCCGGACCGCCGACAATGGCGACCTCGGCCATGAACCGCTCTGGCTCCAGCTCTTCCTCGGCGATGACCCGCCGTGACCGCGCTATCCCGACCTGGCGGAGCTTCGCCGTCAGATCGAGGATCGTCGGCCAGACCTCGCGGCGGGCCTGCTCGTCGCTGGCGCTGACGTAGACGAAGCGCCCCACCGGCACGGTTGCGATGTCGCCGCCGGCCTCCGCGAAGAGGATCATGGCGCGTTCGACCGTCGTCAGCGACTGGATGCCGTGCTGAATCAGCCGGTGGCCGGCCGTCGCCGCCCACCGCACTGACTCATCTGTGTACGCGCCGACGTAGATCGGCGGGGTCGGCTGCTGGACCGGCTTCGGCTCGACGGGGAACACCTCGCCATGCAGCTCGACGGTGTCCTCGGTCCAGCAGCGCCGCATGAAGTCGAGCGTGTCCCGAAACGCCTGGGTGTTGTCCGCCAGATCGACCCCGAACGCCTCGAAGTAGCGCCCGTTGTTGCCCCGCGAGATGCCCACGTCGATACGTCCGCCGGACAGCACGTCCAGCGATGCCAGCTCCTCGGCCAGCCGCAACGGATGGTGCAGCGGCGCGAGCAGCACCGAGAACCCGATGCGGATCCGTGAGGTGGCCGCCGAGAGCGCCCCGGCCAGGATCAATGGTGAGAGGCAGAGGCGGCCCCGTCCCGCCTCCGGCCGATTGAAGTGCTCCTCGTTGATCCAGAGCCCGGCGTACCCGAGCGCGTCGGCGAGGCGGGCAAGATCGAGGAGATCGCGCGGATCGCCAGACTCCAGCCCGCCGCCGCACCCAGACAGTCCAAACTGCATCAGCGCACCTGATCCGTGTCGGCCGCCCGGCCGGTCTCTCGTGGAGTCGCCGCCGCGCTCACAACTGACCGCTCAGGATGTCCGTCACCTGGGCATCGGTCAGCTCGGTCCTGAAGATGTCGCGGTAGAACGCCTTGACCTCTTTCGGCAGATCGACGCCGGGCAGGCGGTCGCCGTGGATCTTGCTGGCAGCCCACAGCACCGTCATCGGCTGCTCGGTGGTGCGGTTCCCCCAGGTGTGGGCCGCGATGGGAGCGGTGTACACGCGCCGATCCTTCACCGCCTGGACCGGTGCGAGGCGGGCATCGTTGAACACGCCCTGCGCGTCGGCCGGCGAGTTGACGAGGATCACCTGCGGATCCCAGCGCAGCAACTGCTCGATGGTGAACGTCAGGCTCTCCGCCTTCATGTCCTCACGCGTCACGCTGCGTCCGCCGGCCGTCTCGATCCACCACTCGGCGATCGCGTGGGGCTGGGTCAGCGTGGCCGGCGTGAAGTAGAGGACGCGCGGGCGCTGGTCGGCAGGGATGGCCGACGTCTCGCGGTGGACCCGCCCGACAACCTCGTCAAAGGTCTTGACGTACGCCTCGGCCCGCGCCCGCTCGTCAAAGATCTGCCCCATCAGGGTCATCACCTGCTTGACGTCCTCGGGGTCTCGCCACTGGAGCAGCACGACGCGCAGGCCAGCCTTCTCAAGGGGCTCCACCCGCGGCGGGTCCATGGTGAACACCACGTCAGGCTCGGCCTTCAGGATCTCTTCGACGTTCGGATCGTTGTTCGAGGCCTGCATCATCGGCTTCTCGTTGATGCCCGGCGCGAAGAGGCTGTGGTAGCGATAGCGCGGCGTCCGCGCGAACTGGGGCAGGCCGTTGACGATGGTGTCGCCCTTGCCCACGGCGAAGATGAAGCTGTTGATCACCGGCACCGAGCCGACGGTCACGACCCGCTTGATCTGGGCCGGCAGGCTGACCGACCGGTTGCCCATGTCGGTGACGGTGCGCTTCGACGCGCCGGGCGCTGCCTGCGGGGCGATCGACGAGCAGCCGGCGACGAGCACGGCGATCAGCGACACCAGCAGCGTGAGCGCGGCGCGGGCCGGCCGTCGGGCCGCGAACGGACGGTGGATCGAGAACATCGGCAGCTCCTCCTGCGAGCACCGATGCCCGGTGCCTCGCGCTGGTGCGCTGGTCATGCCAGCATCGGTACGCAGACCTTGACGGTGGCCGGCTCGTGCTCCTCGATGGCCGCCGCCACCACGCGCACATCCACGCCGTAGAGCGCGCTGAGGCTGGCGCCCGAGATGACCTCGTCGGGTGGACCCAGCGCGGCGATGCGGCCCTCCTTCATCAGGGCTACCTGATGGGCGCACTCGAAGGCGTGACTCGGAACGTGCGAGGTCATCACGACGGTGTGGCCAGCCGCCGCCAACCCCTTGACCAGCCGAAGCATGCGGACCTGATTGCCGTAGTCCAGGCTGGCCGTTGGCTCGTCCATGACCAGGATCGAGGCTTCCTGCGCCAGCGCCCTGGCGATCAGCGCCAACTGGCGCTCGCCGCCGCTGACCTGGGTACAGGGCCGGGTCGCAAGGTGCCCGATCCCGACGCGCTCCAGCGCAGCCTGGGCGACCTGCCGGTCGTGGGCGGTAGGGGTCTGCATGAAGCCGAGGTGCGGGCTGCGCCCCATCACCACGATGTCCAGCAGGCTGAACGGGAAGACCGTGCTGCTGGCCTGCGGGACGTAGGCCACATGCCGGGCCAGCTCCTTCGCCGTCATGCTGGCGGTGTCACGCCCGCCGATGCTGATGGCGCCGTTGGACGGTTTCGCCAGCCGCACCAGGCAGCGCAACAGCGTGGTCTTGCCGGTCCCGTTTGGGCCGAGCAGGCAGAGCACCTCGCCCGCGCCCACCCCGAACCCGACGCCGTGCAGCGTCGGCGGCCGGCCGGGATAGGCGAAGGACAGCCCGTCCACCTGGAGCAGCACACTCACGGCCGCCCGCCTACACCTTCGCCGTCCGGGCGAGCAGCACGATGAAGAACGGCGCGCCGATCAGGGCCGTCAGGATGCCGAGCGGGATCTCCAGCGGCCCGGCGCTTCGCCCGATGTTGTCCACCAGCAGCAAGAAGCCGCCGCCCATCAGGATCGAGGCCGGCAGCAGCACCGGGAAGTTCGGGCCGACCACCATCCTTGCCATGTGCGGCACCAGCAGCCCGACCCAGCCGATGATGCCGCCGATGCTCACGACGGTGGCCGTCATCAGCGTCGCGCTGACGATGACGATGGCCCACACGCGCGAACGGTCGATCCCGAGCGCCGTCGCCTCGTCACTGCCGAGCGCCAGCACCTGCACCTGCCAGCGCACGGCGTACAACAGGCCGCAGGAGAGCGCAACCGGCCAGACCGCGAACAGCACGTCCCGCATGCTGACCCGGGACAACCCGCCCATCAGCCAGAAGGTGATGGTGGGCAGCGTGTCGACCGGGTTCGCAAGGTACTGCAGGATCGAGATCAACGCCTGGAACAGCGCCGAGATCACCAGCCCGCCGAGCACCAGCACGACGGTGGAGCCAGCGCCGACCCAGCGTCCGATCAGCAACGCCAGACCCGTTGCGACGATGGCGAACACGAAGGCCGATCCCTGCACGGCCAGCCAGGGCAGCTGCAGAACGATCGCCAGCGCCGCCCCGAAGCCGGCCCCGGCCGAGACGCCGAGGATCGCTGGCGAGACCAGCGGGTTGGTGAAGACGTTCTGATACGCCGCGCCGGAGGCCGCCAGGGCCGCGCCAATCAGCAGGGCGGCCAGGATGCGGGGCAGCCTGACCTGCAGCACGACCGTCTCCATCGTGTCGGTCCAGGTCCGCGGCAGCGATACCAGCTGCGAGCCGAGAATGCCGAGCACGGTATCGACCGGGATCGGGTAACGGCCGAGCGGGAACGACACGAGGAAGAGCGCGACGACGCCGACCAGGAGCGCGGCGAGGCGCAGACCGGGGGCGGCGGCAGAGGACGAGGACTGCATGCGAGCACACCAGGCCGGCGAGGCGAGGGAGCCGGCGCTATCCAGAGATTGAATAGATGGGCCCAGTATACATATATTGAATAGTCGCGACCAGCGGGCCGGCGGCTCATGTGGGCGGCTGCCGCGGCGCGCTCACCCGGCAGCGGGCTGGGCCTTGCAGGCCGGTCGGCCCGACTTGTCGGCCAGGCAGACCGCCGCTAGACTATTCGAAGAATGAGTAGTCAGGCCGGGCTGGGCGGCGGCTTCTGCGACCGCTTCTCCCAGCCCTGCGCTGTTGCCGGGGCAGCGCCGCTGCCGCACTGCCTGCACCCGGCGTGAGGGAGGACGCATCGATGGCGACCGTGATGAAGACCAGTCGAGACGTGCGGGGCGTTGGCTTCTCGGTGCCGCGCTACGACGCGCCAGACAAAGTCGTCGGGAAGACGCGGTACGTGAACGACGTGATCCTGCCCGGCATGCTGCACGCTCGCCTGCTCCGCAGCCCACACGCCCATGCCCGCATCACGCGCATCGACGTCAGCAAGGCGAAGGCGCTCAAGGGAGTACGGGCGGTCCTGACGGCGGCGGACATTCCGACGCTCCATCACGGCGCAAAGACGCGCGGCCACGCCATCATGGCCATTGACCGGGCGATCTTTGCCGGCCAGCCGGTGGCAGCCGTCGCCGCCGACGAGCTGGCGATCGCGGACGAGGCGCTCGACCTGATCGAGGTCGAGTACGAGGTGCTGCCGGCGGCCGTTGACCCGATCAAGTCGATGGACTGGGATGCCCCGCGCGTCGCCGACGAGGGCACCGAAGCCGACACCTCCGAAGCCCTGGCCCACTCTGGCATCGCTGCCACCGCCACCGAGCAGGTGAAGACCGCCCCGAACGTCACCCAGACCTCGAAGCTCGGGCGGGGGATCTCGCGGCGGCGTTCGCCGAGTCCGACGTGATCCTGGAGAAGACGTACCACGTTCCGATGGTCCACCAGGGGTACATCGAGACCCATGGCACCGTCGCGCACGTCGATCAGACCGGCCGCATCACGGTGTACGCCAGCACCCAGGGCTCCTTCAACACGCGGGCCGAGATCGCGGATGTGCTGCAGATCCCCGAGGAGATCGTCAAGGTCATCCCGATGGAGTGCGGCGGTGGCTTCGGCGCGAAGATCCGCGCGCTGACCGAGCCGATCACCGTCCTGCTCTCGCAGGTGACGCGGCGGCCGGTCAAGTACATCATGACGCGCCGCGAAGAGCTCGAGGCGGGCATGCCGGCCCCGAGCGTGACCATCAAGCTCCGGACCGGCGTCAAGCAGGACGGCACCCCGATGGCGCTGGAGGGCGAGACGGTCATCGAGGCCGGCGCGTACTCGGGGGCCGTGCTGACGATGAGTGGCGTATTCCTGGCGTCCGTCTACCAGTGGCCGACCTTCCAGGTGACCGGCTACGAGGTGCTGACGCACAAGCCGAGCATCGCGGCGTACCGCGCCCCGATGGCCCCGCAGACCGCCTATGTCATCGACTCGCACATGGACCAGATCGCGCGGCAGCTCGGGCTGGATCCGGGCCAGTACAAGCTGAAGCACCTCCAGCGCGGCGGCGACCTGATGGCGCACGGCCAGAAGTGGGCGGTCAACGGCGCCTGGGAGTGCCTCGAGCGCATGCTCGAGCACCCGTTCTGGCAGACTCGAGACGCCTGGCGTGAGAGCGGCGGCAAGAACGGCGCTGGCTACCGGGGGACCGGCGTGGCCGTTGGCGGGTGGGTGCCGGGCGCGCAGCCGTCCAGCGCCACCATGCGGCTCGATACGGACGGCACGCTGACCGTCTTCACCGGCTCGGTGGACATTGCCGGCACCAATCAGGGCCTCGCGATGATGGCTGCCGAGACCTACGGCGTCGACATCAGCAAGGTCAAGATCGTCACCGGCGACACCGACAGCTCGCCGTGGACTGGCCTGAGCGCCGGCTCGAAGACGACCTACTCGGTCGGCAGCGCCGTGGTGGCAGCGGCGAAGGATGCCCGCACCAGGACGCTGAGTGTGGCCGCCGACGAGCTGGAGGCGTCTCCGGACGACCTCGACATCGACGGCGACGCGGTGGTGGTCCAGGGCGTGCCGGGCAAGTCGATGACCCTCTCGGCCATCGCGAAGAAGGCGACGGCGCTGGCCTCGTCGCGCGGCCCGATCATCGGGCTGGGCGCCGCGGGCGTCTCGGAGCTGGCGCCGGCCTTCGCCGCCGAGCTGGCCCGCATCGAGATCGACCCGGACACCGGCCAGATCA
This window encodes:
- a CDS encoding iron ABC transporter permease, translated to MQSSSSAAAPGLRLAALLVGVVALFLVSFPLGRYPIPVDTVLGILGSQLVSLPRTWTDTMETVVLQVRLPRILAALLIGAALAASGAAYQNVFTNPLVSPAILGVSAGAGFGAALAIVLQLPWLAVQGSAFVFAIVATGLALLIGRWVGAGSTVVLVLGGLVISALFQALISILQYLANPVDTLPTITFWLMGGLSRVSMRDVLFAVWPVALSCGLLYAVRWQVQVLALGSDEATALGIDRSRVWAIVIVSATLMTATVVSIGGIIGWVGLLVPHMARMVVGPNFPVLLPASILMGGGFLLLVDNIGRSAGPLEIPLGILTALIGAPFFIVLLARTAKV
- a CDS encoding ABC transporter ATP-binding protein — translated: MLQVDGLSFAYPGRPPTLHGVGFGVGAGEVLCLLGPNGTGKTTLLRCLVRLAKPSNGAISIGGRDTASMTAKELARHVAYVPQASSTVFPFSLLDIVVMGRSPHLGFMQTPTAHDRQVAQAALERVGIGHLATRPCTQVSGGERQLALIARALAQEASILVMDEPTASLDYGNQVRMLRLVKGLAAAGHTVVMTSHVPSHAFECAHQVALMKEGRIAALGPPDEVISGASLSALYGVDVRVVAAAIEEHEPATVKVCVPMLA
- a CDS encoding LLM class flavin-dependent oxidoreductase translates to MQFGLSGCGGGLESGDPRDLLDLARLADALGYAGLWINEEHFNRPEAGRGRLCLSPLILAGALSAATSRIRIGFSVLLAPLHHPLRLAEELASLDVLSGGRIDVGISRGNNGRYFEAFGVDLADNTQAFRDTLDFMRRCWTEDTVELHGEVFPVEPKPVQQPTPPIYVGAYTDESVRWAATAGHRLIQHGIQSLTTVERAMILFAEAGGDIATVPVGRFVYVSASDEQARREVWPTILDLTAKLRQVGIARSRRVIAEEELEPERFMAEVAIVGGPETVAARIAGLHARLGMQYLNLLPAFFGYLPGPLLRQSLEIFAAEVMPRFPGTEVTDAAVRASARVEHHAGAFGAG
- a CDS encoding molybdopterin-dependent oxidoreductase, whose product is MILEKTYHVPMVHQGYIETHGTVAHVDQTGRITVYASTQGSFNTRAEIADVLQIPEEIVKVIPMECGGGFGAKIRALTEPITVLLSQVTRRPVKYIMTRREELEAGMPAPSVTIKLRTGVKQDGTPMALEGETVIEAGAYSGAVLTMSGVFLASVYQWPTFQVTGYEVLTHKPSIAAYRAPMAPQTAYVIDSHMDQIARQLGLDPGQYKLKHLQRGGDLMAHGQKWAVNGAWECLERMLEHPFWQTRDAWRESGGKNGAGYRGTGVAVGGWVPGAQPSSATMRLDTDGTLTVFTGSVDIAGTNQGLAMMAAETYGVDISKVKIVTGDTDSSPWTGLSAGSKTTYSVGSAVVAAAKDARTRTLSVAADELEASPDDLDIDGDAVVVQGVPGKSMTLSAIAKKATALASSRGPIIGLGAAGVSELAPAFAAELARIEIDPDTGQITLHDFVVVQDVGKLINPLGAEGQMQGGAVQSLGFALTEGLMYSDSGRLMNPSLLDYRKLTAADVPDIETIVIEVPAPSGPMGARGVGEPPIVPALAAIANAVHDATGVRLTTLPLTPERVVLGLEAAHPNGSA
- a CDS encoding ABC transporter substrate-binding protein, with translation MFSIHRPFAARRPARAALTLLVSLIAVLVAGCSSIAPQAAPGASKRTVTDMGNRSVSLPAQIKRVVTVGSVPVINSFIFAVGKGDTIVNGLPQFARTPRYRYHSLFAPGINEKPMMQASNNDPNVEEILKAEPDVVFTMDPPRVEPLEKAGLRVVLLQWRDPEDVKQVMTLMGQIFDERARAEAYVKTFDEVVGRVHRETSAIPADQRPRVLYFTPATLTQPHAIAEWWIETAGGRSVTREDMKAESLTFTIEQLLRWDPQVILVNSPADAQGVFNDARLAPVQAVKDRRVYTAPIAAHTWGNRTTEQPMTVLWAASKIHGDRLPGVDLPKEVKAFYRDIFRTELTDAQVTDILSGQL